A genomic segment from Clarias gariepinus isolate MV-2021 ecotype Netherlands chromosome 11, CGAR_prim_01v2, whole genome shotgun sequence encodes:
- the LOC128532807 gene encoding L-amino-acid oxidase-like, producing MWIYTSHCKRAPVPKDVAAGQASVTNNSKKGLRFVMWWCLCEVVVEQSSVKELCYILITIYHCFPVSVVIVLFIALSASGHEDDLISKCLQDDDYNELIKIVKEGLPLPQNPHRVAIIGAGIAGLTAAKLLEDAGHEVTIIEASDHIGGRINTYRDEIEGWYAEFGAMRIPSFHWILRNFTSKLGLQLNEFNEVDNNTYYYVNGVRHKTFEVNENPDLLNYPLREEEKGKSAHQLFNKSLWKIREDLKSIGCNATKKKYDSYTLKEYLLKEANLSAGALRMIGDILNMNTFYISLTESLYLQCNVNDDTTYSEISGGFHNLPKRLYEILNVKILLSSKVKGISRTESDVRVFYKQHKAPFLTQNRFDYALVTATAKATLFIKFQPPLSSLKNQALRSVHYASATKVVLRFSHRFWEDESIYGGRSITDLPSRFIYYPSHSFPGKGGVILASYTVLDDSTLFQGMSDDQLKLEVLNDLIKIHGRHIQDLYIGGVVKKWGLDPYSLGAFALFTPYQQTQYIDGLSKNEGRIFFAGEHTDMPHGWIETSMRSAIKAARNINNAV from the exons AATTATGTTACATACTTATAACTATTTACCACTGTTTTCCAGTATCTGTTGTGATTGTACTGTTCATCGCCTTGAGTGCCAGTGGACATGAAGATGACCTGATTTCAAAATGTCTTCAAGATGATGACTATAATGAACTTATTAAGATAGTCAAAGAAGGTCTTCCTCTGCCACAGAACCCTCACCGTGTGGCCATCATTGGTGCAGGGATAGCTGGACTGACTGCAGCTAAGTTACTAGAGGATGCTGGACATGAG GTCACAATCATAGAAGCAAGTGATCACATAGGTGGACGAATCAACACGTACAGGGATGAAATAGAGGGCTGGTATGCAGAATTTGGTGCCATGAGGATCCCAAGCTTCCACTG gattCTCAGAAATTTCACATCAAAGCTGGGTCTGCAACTCAACGAATTCAATGAAGTAGACAATAATACTTACTATTATGTCAATGGTGTCCGTCATAAAACTTTTGAAGTGAATGAGAATCCTGATTTGCTGAACTACCCCTTAAGAGAGGAGGAGAAAGGAAAATCAGCCCATCAACTTTTTAATAAATCCTTGTGGAAG ATAAGAGAGGATCTGAAATCAATTGGCTGCAATGCAACTAAAAAGAAGTACGATTCATACACTCTTAAG GAGTATTTATTAAAGGAGGCAAACCTGAGTGCTGGAGCCTTGCGCATGATTGGAGACATCCTTAATATGAACACCTTCTACATTTCTCTTACGGAAAGTCTCTATCTGCAGTGTAATGTAAATGATGACACAAC ATATTCTGAGATCTCAGGTGGCTTTCATAACTTACCGAAAAGGCTTTATGAAATCCTTAATGTGAAGATCCTCCTCAGCTCAAAAGTTAAAGGCATCAGTCGGACAGAAAGTGATGTCAGAGTGTTTTATAAACAACACAAGGCACCCTTCTTGACCCAGAACAGATTTGACTACGCCTTGGTGACGGCTACAGCCAAAGCCACTCTCTTCATCAAATTTCAACCTCCCTTAAGTTCCTTGAAGAATCAGGCCCTGCGCTCAGTGCACTATGCGAGTGCCACCAAGGTTGTGCTGAGGTTCAGCCACAGGTTCTGGGAAGACGAAAGCATTTATGGTGGAAGAAGCATTACAGATTTGCCCTCACGCTTCATCTACTACCCCAGCCATAGCTTCCCTGGGAAAGGAGGAGTCATATTGGCCTCCTACACTGTCTTGGATGACTCCACACTCTTCCAAGGAATGTCTGATGATCAGCTAAAGTTAGAGGTGCTGAATGACTTGATTAAGATCCATGGAAGGCACATCCAGGATCTCTACATTGGAGGTGTTGTGAAGAAATGGGGGTTGGATCCATACAGTCTTGGAGCCTTTGCTTTGTTTACCCCCTACCAACAAACTCAGTATATTGATGGTCTGTCCAAAAATGAGGGCAGGATTTTTTTTGCTGGGGAACATACGGATATGCCACATGGCTGGATTGAGACTTCTATGAGATCTGCCATCAAAGCGGCAAGAAACATAAACAATGCTGTATAA